One window of the Ureibacillus sp. FSL W7-1570 genome contains the following:
- a CDS encoding stage V sporulation protein D → MKWISTVSKKRLRIVLFGFILFVAAVIVRLFYVQVIQHDKLTELAKENWDREIPFASERGEIVDRHGEVIVTNKLAPTLYFMPAQNDNIEQAAKQIASVLKVDEKKLYEKMNSKSYLVKLAPEGKNITYEQAVELQGLKIDGLYTGVDYVRHYPYGTLLSRFLGFTGYDTQGLAGIEFQYDKYLTSKDAAIRLFTDAKGNALPHVDDEWREGKQGATVQLTIDLEVQQVVERELAQAMKKYNAEQALAIVMNPNSGEILALASYPTYDPSNYENAKPEIYNRNLPVWMTFEPGSTFKIITLAAALEEGKVDLDKDTFYDRGYTIVEDSRLRCWKREGHGQQTFLQVVENSCNPGFIELGQRVGPDKLLQYIKNFGFGESTGSNIAGEATGILFSKEAFGPVEHATTSFGQGIAVTPIQQVQAVSAAINGGKLYKPYVVSKIVDSETGKTILENKPELKRTVISEKTSEKVRYALESVVANGSGRNAYRDGLRIGGKTGTAQKVENGRYKSGDYIVSFIGFAPSDHPQVVVYVAVDSPKSSVVFGSTIAAPIVGQIIEDIAPIIGLQVNREGQLEKQYRWGDPMTERVPNLVGMKVDEIMKLNYPFHIELHGKGEVVKSQLPEPDNILEVDGTIHLYLGD, encoded by the coding sequence ATGAAGTGGATTTCAACCGTTTCGAAAAAACGGTTAAGGATTGTGCTTTTTGGATTTATTCTTTTTGTGGCAGCTGTCATTGTACGGCTGTTTTATGTCCAAGTTATTCAACATGATAAGTTGACAGAACTGGCAAAGGAAAATTGGGATCGGGAAATTCCGTTCGCTTCAGAGCGTGGGGAAATCGTCGATCGACACGGTGAAGTGATTGTAACAAACAAATTGGCTCCGACCCTATATTTCATGCCGGCTCAAAATGACAATATCGAACAAGCTGCAAAACAAATCGCTTCCGTATTAAAAGTGGATGAAAAGAAACTCTATGAAAAAATGAACTCCAAATCCTATTTAGTCAAGCTTGCGCCGGAAGGGAAAAACATTACGTACGAACAAGCCGTTGAACTGCAAGGATTGAAAATCGACGGCTTATATACCGGTGTCGATTACGTACGGCATTACCCTTACGGAACGCTGCTTTCCCGTTTCCTTGGATTCACCGGCTACGACACACAAGGATTGGCAGGAATCGAATTTCAATACGATAAATATTTGACGTCAAAAGATGCGGCCATCCGGCTTTTTACAGATGCGAAAGGGAATGCTTTGCCACACGTGGATGATGAGTGGCGGGAAGGGAAACAAGGTGCGACGGTGCAACTGACCATTGATTTGGAAGTCCAACAAGTGGTGGAAAGAGAATTGGCGCAAGCGATGAAAAAATACAATGCGGAACAGGCGCTGGCAATCGTGATGAATCCAAATTCGGGTGAAATATTGGCCCTTGCTTCATATCCTACATACGATCCCAGCAATTATGAAAATGCGAAACCTGAAATCTATAACCGCAACTTGCCAGTCTGGATGACCTTTGAGCCAGGGTCAACATTTAAAATTATTACTTTGGCTGCTGCCCTTGAGGAGGGCAAAGTCGATTTGGACAAAGATACATTCTACGATAGAGGGTATACAATCGTGGAAGATTCGAGGTTGCGTTGCTGGAAACGGGAAGGCCATGGACAGCAAACTTTTTTGCAAGTGGTGGAAAACTCCTGTAACCCTGGTTTTATCGAACTTGGCCAACGGGTGGGGCCGGACAAATTATTGCAATACATTAAAAACTTTGGTTTTGGGGAATCAACAGGATCAAATATTGCAGGTGAAGCGACCGGCATCCTATTTTCAAAAGAAGCCTTCGGACCCGTTGAACATGCGACAACTTCCTTCGGGCAAGGGATTGCGGTGACTCCGATCCAGCAAGTCCAGGCAGTGTCCGCAGCCATTAATGGAGGGAAACTTTATAAGCCTTATGTCGTTTCAAAAATAGTCGATTCTGAAACGGGAAAAACCATTCTTGAAAATAAACCGGAGCTGAAACGTACTGTAATCAGCGAAAAAACTTCAGAAAAGGTTCGGTACGCTTTGGAATCGGTTGTTGCAAATGGCTCTGGACGCAATGCTTACCGGGATGGGCTGCGCATTGGAGGAAAAACCGGAACGGCCCAAAAGGTGGAAAACGGCCGATACAAATCGGGTGATTATATTGTTTCTTTCATCGGTTTTGCACCTAGCGATCATCCACAAGTGGTTGTATACGTTGCCGTTGATAGTCCGAAAAGTTCCGTTGTATTTGGAAGCACGATCGCCGCTCCTATCGTAGGGCAAATCATCGAGGATATTGCGCCGATTATCGGGTTGCAAGTCAATCGGGAAGGCCAGTTGGAAAAGCAGTATCGTTGGGGAGATCCAATGACGGAACGGGTACCGAATTTAGTGGGAATGAAAGTGGATGAAATCATGAAATTGAATTATCCGTTCCATATCGAATTGCATGGAAAAGGAGAAGTTGTTAAATCCCAATTGCCAGAACCGGACAACATATTGGAAGTCGATGGAACCATTCATCTATATTTGGGGGATTGA